A genomic stretch from Acidobacteriota bacterium includes:
- a CDS encoding PIN domain-containing protein, producing the protein MSKKRKVIIDTNLLLRFLTNDDAEKAEKVQFLLEKAEKKEIIIIIPSIIIAELVWVLESYYKIEREEIMEMIISILNTPGIQVVEKDLIYSSIKTYENKKIDFVDSWISEFAREKRIETILTFDTNHFKKIDWLNIETL; encoded by the coding sequence GTGTCCAAGAAGAGAAAGGTAATTATTGACACAAATCTTTTATTAAGATTTCTGACAAATGATGATGCCGAAAAAGCTGAAAAGGTTCAATTTCTTTTAGAAAAAGCTGAAAAGAAAGAAATTATTATTATAATTCCCTCCATTATAATAGCAGAATTAGTTTGGGTTCTTGAAAGTTATTATAAAATTGAAAGAGAGGAAATCATGGAGATGATAATATCTATACTGAATACTCCAGGAATACAAGTTGTGGAAAAGGATTTGATATATTCTTCTATAAAAACTTATGAAAATAAAAAAATAGATTTTGTTGATTCTTGGATATCTGAATTTGCAAGAGAGAAAAGAATTGAAACAATTTTAACATTTGATACGAATCATTTTAAAAAGATTGATTGGCTTAACATAGAAACATTATAG
- a CDS encoding AbrB/MazE/SpoVT family DNA-binding domain-containing protein, translating to MQISKITSKGQITLPKKIRDSLHLKEGMLIIFEEQEDKIIIKPQKTLKDFRGVLRSKEKKFSSEKIRKEAKEYLRKRIISVQEEKGNY from the coding sequence ATGCAGATATCAAAAATTACTTCGAAAGGCCAAATTACACTTCCAAAAAAAATAAGAGATTCACTTCATCTTAAAGAAGGTATGTTAATTATATTTGAAGAACAAGAAGATAAGATTATAATTAAACCCCAAAAAACGTTAAAAGATTTCAGAGGGGTATTGAGATCTAAAGAAAAGAAGTTTTCATCAGAAAAAATAAGAAAAGAAGCTAAAGAATATTTAAGAAAAAGGATAATTAGTGTCCAAGAAGAGAAAGGTAATTATTGA
- a CDS encoding mCpol domain-containing protein: MIYIALDGDDVGRHIEKFLIENKEQDVAELSEQITNTVQEITAYLRSIDFEVIFSAGDSILCKGGSIDIRKLSNYLAKTNKVCTFSVGIGNTLEKTYVALKYAKSRGKNTIVKYSENDQLEIIC; encoded by the coding sequence ATGATATATATCGCTTTAGATGGTGATGATGTAGGGAGACACATCGAAAAATTTCTTATTGAGAATAAAGAACAGGATGTTGCAGAACTAAGTGAACAAATAACAAATACTGTTCAGGAAATTACGGCTTATTTACGGAGCATTGATTTCGAAGTAATCTTTTCGGCTGGTGATAGCATCCTATGCAAGGGTGGATCAATTGATATTCGGAAATTATCCAATTATTTAGCTAAGACAAATAAAGTTTGCACCTTTTCAGTAGGAATTGGTAATACATTAGAAAAAACCTATGTTGCTCTTAAATATGCTAAATCCAGAGGTAAGAATACCATTGTGAAATATAGTGAAAACGATCAACTAGAAATAATTTGTTAA